The following proteins come from a genomic window of Pleuronectes platessa chromosome 2, fPlePla1.1, whole genome shotgun sequence:
- the camk2n1 gene encoding calcium/calmodulin-dependent protein kinase II inhibitor 2-like → MSEVLPFNEEKMSHYGNEGDEGHLSFTCRLQDTNNFFNGSQNKRPPKLGQIGRSKRVVIEDENGDNEALKNGTEKTPPEA, encoded by the exons ATGTCGGAAGTGCTGCCTTTCAACGAGGAGAAAATGAGTCATTATGGAAATGAGGGCGACGAGGGACACCTTTCCTTCACCTGTCGTCTCCAAGACACCAACAACTTCTTCAATGGCTCGCAGAACAAGCGTCCGCCGAAGCTTGGACAAATAGGAAGGAGCAAACGgg TTGTGATCGAGGATGAGAATGGCGACAACGAAGCCCTGAAAAATGGAACAGAGAAGACCCCGCCAGAGGCTTAG